A genomic segment from Desulfonatronum lacustre DSM 10312 encodes:
- a CDS encoding MFS transporter, with protein sequence MSSPPKTTMGQAAPFAPSFHEPPKYTFLSMIGVNMMVFMATLDMSIVNVALPSLAKQLDTDFATVQWVILSYVLVVASLLLLVSRLGDMRGKKGIFSLGLGLFTLASLLCGLAPSVGWLIFFRALQGVGAAMSQALGIAIVTELAPPSRRGRAIGLIGATVAMGLALGPSLGGLIIEFIGWRWIFLINVPLGIAAQWIIAKYMPALPPRQGGQRFDIPGAIIAALTLAAYSMGMTLGQKTGFSAPMSMSLLAVATIGLMAFILVERRVQQPMIDMKLFRNPLFSINLVMSLLVFISLSAGFIMPFFLQYAQGRPPSEVGLLMMAIPLSMGLVAPFAGALSDHFGPRGLSLLGLLILISGCLAVSTLSLDTPWWGFVLRVLPVGLGVGLFQAPNNSAIMGAVPLERLGVASGLLNYSRVFGQTTGLPMIGSIFTLSVVSATLEPVRTDFAAVPPEALSAGIAGAYQFLALLLLVAVGLGIAAWIIDHRRTRNKTSRYA encoded by the coding sequence ATGTCCAGCCCCCCAAAAACCACCATGGGCCAAGCCGCTCCCTTCGCCCCTTCCTTCCACGAACCGCCGAAGTATACGTTTTTGAGCATGATCGGGGTGAACATGATGGTGTTCATGGCCACCCTGGACATGAGCATCGTCAACGTGGCCCTGCCCAGTCTCGCCAAGCAGTTGGACACGGACTTCGCCACGGTGCAATGGGTCATCCTTAGCTACGTGCTGGTGGTGGCCTCCTTGCTGCTGCTGGTTTCCCGGCTGGGGGACATGCGCGGCAAAAAGGGTATTTTCAGCCTGGGGTTGGGGCTGTTCACCCTGGCCTCTTTGCTTTGCGGGCTGGCGCCCAGCGTGGGCTGGCTGATCTTTTTCCGGGCTCTGCAAGGCGTGGGTGCGGCCATGAGCCAGGCTCTGGGCATCGCCATTGTCACGGAACTCGCGCCGCCCTCTCGACGGGGCCGGGCCATCGGCCTGATCGGGGCCACGGTGGCCATGGGGTTGGCCCTGGGGCCCTCTCTGGGCGGACTGATCATCGAATTCATCGGCTGGCGCTGGATTTTTCTGATCAACGTGCCCCTGGGTATCGCGGCCCAGTGGATCATCGCCAAGTACATGCCCGCCCTCCCCCCCAGGCAAGGCGGACAGCGCTTCGACATCCCCGGCGCAATCATCGCGGCCCTCACCCTGGCCGCCTATTCCATGGGCATGACCCTGGGCCAGAAGACCGGCTTCTCCGCTCCGATGAGCATGTCGCTGCTCGCCGTGGCGACCATTGGGCTGATGGCCTTCATCCTGGTGGAGCGCCGCGTTCAGCAGCCCATGATCGACATGAAGCTTTTCCGCAACCCGTTGTTCAGCATCAACCTGGTCATGTCCCTGCTGGTCTTCATTTCCCTGTCCGCCGGGTTCATCATGCCGTTTTTCCTCCAGTACGCCCAAGGCCGTCCGCCCAGCGAGGTGGGCTTGTTGATGATGGCCATTCCCTTGAGCATGGGCCTGGTGGCCCCTTTCGCCGGTGCCCTTTCCGACCACTTCGGGCCACGGGGGTTGAGCCTCCTGGGCCTGCTGATCCTGATCAGCGGCTGCCTGGCCGTAAGCACACTCAGCCTGGATACGCCGTGGTGGGGCTTCGTGTTGCGGGTGCTGCCCGTGGGCCTGGGGGTCGGGCTGTTCCAGGCCCCGAACAACAGCGCGATCATGGGCGCGGTGCCCCTGGAACGGTTGGGCGTGGCCTCCGGGCTGCTGAACTATTCCCGGGTCTTTGGTCAGACCACCGGCCTACCGATGATCGGCTCCATCTTTACCCTCTCCGTGGTCTCCGCCACCCTGGAACCCGTGCGCACGGACTTCGCCGCGGTCCCGCCCGAAGCCTTGTCCGCGGGCATCGCCGGGGCCTACCAATTCCTGGCCCTGCTGCTCCTGGTGGCCGTGGGCCTGGGCATCGCGGCCTGGATCATCGACCACCGTCGAACCCGCAACAAAACGTCGCGCTATGCCTGA
- a CDS encoding DUF362 domain-containing protein yields MPEPRHLPCLVLKFQDYSTTLATLLDNLGAPDVLKRRRRVIIKPNLVNASPFPVTTHPEMVRALVEYVRRHSKARIVLAEGCGDACLDTGQIFADLGYAALAEELDLEMVDLNQARLTRRSDPECRFFPQIYLPKTTFSGLLISVAVLKRHSLAQVTLAMKNMLGLLPPSHYQRGGSWKKSALHADMQRSIYELNRYRAPDLAIIDASVGLAEYHLGGATCSPPVNKLVAGFDPVAVDAVGAGLLGLDWRSIGHIRMAHGRLGSAEAPASYSP; encoded by the coding sequence ATGCCTGAACCTCGCCACCTCCCCTGCCTCGTTCTCAAATTCCAGGACTACTCCACCACCCTGGCCACCCTGCTGGACAACCTGGGTGCACCCGACGTGCTCAAGCGTCGCAGGCGGGTGATCATCAAGCCCAATCTGGTCAACGCCTCGCCCTTTCCCGTGACCACCCATCCGGAGATGGTCCGAGCTTTGGTGGAGTATGTCCGCCGACACTCCAAGGCCAGAATCGTCCTGGCCGAGGGCTGCGGAGACGCCTGTCTGGATACCGGCCAAATCTTCGCCGACCTGGGCTATGCCGCCTTGGCCGAGGAACTGGACCTGGAGATGGTGGATCTGAACCAGGCCCGTCTGACCCGTCGATCCGACCCGGAATGCCGTTTTTTTCCGCAAATTTATCTGCCAAAGACGACGTTCAGCGGACTGCTGATCTCCGTGGCCGTACTTAAGCGGCACAGTCTGGCCCAGGTCACCCTGGCCATGAAAAACATGCTCGGCCTGCTCCCGCCCAGCCACTACCAGCGCGGCGGCTCCTGGAAAAAGTCGGCCCTGCACGCGGACATGCAGCGCTCCATTTACGAGTTGAACCGCTACCGCGCCCCGGACCTGGCGATCATCGACGCCAGCGTCGGCCTGGCCGAATATCACCTGGGCGGGGCCACCTGCTCCCCGCCCGTGAACAAGCTGGTGGCCGGGTTCGACCCCGTGGCCGTGGACGCTGTCGGAGCGGGCCTGTTGGGCCTGGATTGGCGCTCCATCGGGCATATCAGGATGGCCCACGGCCGGCTTGGCTCGGCCGAAGCTCCGGCTTCGTATTCACCATAA
- a CDS encoding UvrD-helicase domain-containing protein, whose protein sequence is MTGDSDIPLPETFPHVLVVQASAGAGKTYSLGLRFLQLLARAGKPSVAGLGHILALTFTVAAAQEMKSRIVAFLKEIALQTPSGQLLRAQSGLDPEAAGAWLERILDQYQRFQVKTIDSLNFQLVQTLARRMDLWPELEAGFNSEAWAKVVLEGLLARTDWDQAAVQPSGSTENPAEAAGHDPEAAQSLSALWEGIFQVYLRQEMRTGLRFLPWLEEQVTGVVRDLNQIFEPLAVTSLEDLCLARTDFLQACRELATTLERVGLSNHVSRFKAPKLAELLDNPCSNLECAFFEKTAPEELFNKPAWANPDLSQAWDAYQALRRTRNAFLLTRARLSAAPLARLHHVVNLELDRLGRTQGLLPGGWWTRLIRLHLAQGDLLQEAALILGLRWNHLLIDEFQDTSREQWDVLRELALEALAEGGSLFCVGDVKQAIYRWRGGDWRLFFEPLDPTVLPNVAPENRLRTVLPFNRRSCPEVVNWINARFAPLEQPEPSANLAQAMIPAKDKDESRALLAATAAALYAEAAQTPWKDCVGAVRITDIPTDDLEGGTEAYTALALETLTAQVLALREDSTDLGGIAVLVRTNKEAKSCAAALLAADIPTITEQSLVISAHPAVRGLLALLTWLDHPGDDAALYALCCNPLLFRECADDVPDITTLLRTSDDQPKDTVAARPLSLRLQKEQPEFWAGHLQPFWELAGLAGAYELLLTAVAHFRLRELPLGQWAWVEKLLETAFQAETQGQATLSAFLAFWEENAGSCVVGLPEGLAAVRVMTVHKAKGLEFPHVFLPLLGYGEKNRPAHLLLPTEDGRPGLVSTTKPRADEVARIMDREQVHSMAEELNLLYVALTRARESLRLFLPEGKSSKGSRAADWLRALTANHSTPFT, encoded by the coding sequence ATGACCGGAGACTCCGACATCCCCCTTCCCGAGACGTTTCCCCACGTCCTTGTGGTCCAGGCCTCGGCTGGGGCCGGGAAGACCTACAGCCTGGGGCTGCGGTTCCTGCAACTCCTGGCCAGGGCCGGCAAACCGTCCGTCGCGGGACTGGGGCACATCCTGGCCCTGACCTTCACCGTGGCCGCGGCCCAGGAAATGAAATCCCGGATCGTGGCCTTTCTCAAGGAAATCGCCCTCCAGACCCCGTCCGGCCAACTGCTCCGCGCCCAGAGCGGACTCGACCCGGAAGCCGCCGGGGCCTGGCTGGAACGAATCCTGGATCAATACCAGCGCTTTCAGGTCAAGACCATCGACAGCCTGAACTTTCAACTGGTCCAGACCCTGGCCCGGCGCATGGACCTCTGGCCGGAACTGGAAGCCGGGTTCAATTCCGAGGCCTGGGCCAAAGTGGTCCTGGAAGGCCTGCTGGCTCGAACGGACTGGGACCAAGCCGCGGTCCAACCCTCGGGCTCCACCGAAAATCCGGCCGAGGCGGCTGGTCACGACCCGGAAGCCGCTCAATCCCTCTCCGCGCTCTGGGAAGGCATCTTCCAGGTCTACCTGCGCCAGGAGATGCGCACGGGGCTGCGCTTCCTGCCCTGGCTGGAAGAGCAGGTCACCGGGGTGGTTCGTGACCTGAACCAGATATTTGAACCCTTGGCCGTCACCTCCCTGGAAGACCTGTGCCTGGCCCGGACCGATTTCCTGCAAGCATGCCGAGAACTGGCCACCACCTTGGAGCGCGTCGGTTTGTCGAATCACGTCTCCCGGTTCAAAGCCCCAAAACTCGCGGAACTTTTGGACAATCCGTGCAGCAACCTGGAATGCGCCTTTTTCGAGAAGACCGCGCCCGAGGAGCTGTTCAACAAGCCCGCCTGGGCCAACCCGGACCTGTCCCAGGCCTGGGATGCCTACCAGGCGCTCCGCCGGACCAGGAACGCCTTTCTCCTGACCCGGGCCAGGCTGTCGGCCGCTCCCCTGGCCCGGCTGCACCACGTGGTCAACCTGGAACTGGACCGGCTGGGCCGTACCCAGGGGCTGTTGCCCGGAGGCTGGTGGACCCGATTGATCCGCCTGCATCTCGCCCAGGGCGACCTGCTCCAAGAGGCGGCCTTGATCCTCGGCCTGCGCTGGAATCATCTGCTCATCGACGAATTCCAGGACACCAGCCGGGAGCAATGGGACGTGCTCCGGGAACTGGCCCTGGAAGCCCTGGCCGAGGGCGGAAGCCTGTTCTGCGTCGGCGACGTAAAGCAGGCCATCTACCGCTGGCGCGGCGGGGACTGGCGGCTGTTCTTCGAGCCGCTGGATCCGACGGTGCTGCCCAACGTGGCCCCGGAAAACCGCCTGCGCACGGTCCTGCCCTTTAATCGCCGCTCCTGCCCGGAGGTCGTGAACTGGATCAATGCCCGATTCGCGCCCCTGGAACAGCCGGAACCCAGCGCGAATCTGGCCCAGGCCATGATCCCGGCCAAGGACAAGGACGAGTCCCGGGCCCTGCTGGCCGCCACGGCGGCGGCCCTTTACGCCGAAGCGGCCCAGACCCCCTGGAAGGACTGCGTCGGCGCGGTCCGGATCACCGACATCCCCACGGACGACCTGGAGGGCGGAACCGAGGCGTACACGGCCCTGGCCCTGGAAACCCTGACCGCCCAGGTCCTGGCTCTACGCGAGGACTCCACCGATCTGGGCGGGATCGCGGTTCTGGTCCGGACCAACAAGGAAGCCAAGTCTTGCGCCGCCGCCCTGCTGGCCGCGGATATCCCGACCATCACCGAGCAAAGCCTGGTCATCTCCGCGCATCCCGCGGTGCGCGGCCTGCTGGCCCTGCTGACCTGGCTGGACCACCCCGGCGACGACGCCGCGCTGTACGCCCTGTGTTGCAATCCTCTGCTCTTCCGGGAATGTGCCGATGACGTCCCAGACATAACCACGCTGCTCCGGACAAGCGACGACCAGCCCAAGGACACCGTGGCCGCCCGCCCCCTCTCCCTCCGACTCCAGAAAGAGCAGCCGGAGTTCTGGGCCGGACACCTTCAACCCTTCTGGGAACTGGCCGGCCTGGCCGGGGCCTATGAACTGCTGCTGACCGCCGTGGCCCATTTCCGGTTGCGCGAACTGCCCCTGGGCCAGTGGGCCTGGGTGGAAAAACTGCTGGAAACGGCCTTCCAGGCCGAAACCCAGGGCCAGGCCACCCTGTCCGCCTTTCTGGCATTCTGGGAGGAGAACGCCGGGTCCTGCGTGGTCGGGCTGCCCGAGGGCCTGGCCGCGGTGCGGGTGATGACGGTGCACAAGGCCAAGGGCCTGGAGTTTCCCCATGTCTTTCTGCCCCTGCTGGGCTATGGCGAAAAAAACCGTCCGGCGCATCTGCTTCTGCCCACCGAGGACGGCCGACCGGGACTGGTCTCCACGACCAAGCCCCGGGCCGACGAGGTGGCCCGGATCATGGACCGGGAGCAAGTCCACTCCATGGCCGAGGAGCTGAACCTGCTCTACGTGGCCCTGACCAGGGCCCGGGAGAGCCTTCGCCTGTTCCTGCCCGAGGGCAAAAGTTCCAAGGGCTCCCGAGCCGCGGACTGGCTGCGGGCTCTGACGGCCAACCATTCCACCCCATTCACGTAA
- a CDS encoding PD-(D/E)XK nuclease family protein codes for MPRPLFPHLLLAPPDASSWTDPAATSRRLHGDVAHQALALLGPGEIAPGKTCQTAVTRRLRQARALLGVHPARLDLAPLASAMVRTLAHPLMVELFSETALALAEQEIVIPAQVSGHVPAPAHPHGSSPTAPHALVRVDRLVLLPDGTAWVLDFKLGVGDPDADRAQVRSYQRLLADLLGRECHGALVNLEQAEVVTLPPVQPRHGETSAPEASGCPTSALPEALTLEALTPEPPDDHGPPPIRVLPLRADPIALLHDHLRARCADAPLLAMAKIQVIFPHRRPRIYLHQALARSLGAPFLPPRCSSLEDWILRQACLASDDPPAVATPLDQAWLLHEIDINLKNGRESTPWHRFLPWGLRLAQVLDELDRERITARALDHPPDDLPETAARLLADLGAVQAAFHERLADRNLATPATLAARIQPSLLPKEQSRPTYLCGLFALTRTEADLVQSLRQAGAELWWQADRPLPEPLRRWAAAWKADLDWDFAPDAQTEPGQTQDLAQGLPPTFILAHDLHSELRRLAEDAASWDQNDRVAVILPDPALLRPVLAHLPTDKEVNITLGLPLERSALGLLLHTLTRMARDGRLTGVGPTSRDYLDLWQNPWVRRLLPGGGLARLRRLIQGRGHTFLDSAALAELLGECVAVDVEDVHEVVDEDGDEDGDKYAGKLEGGQPETDAAGFAASSMAGFAALFHEALDLTTLEELRAFLLRLLEALQVRERAPSVLEMHAVHALYSKVLPNLEQTLSRDRPLPPAALWSVFWNCLGLERIPFSGEPLTPWQVMGLLESRLLCFDKVIVLECVEGVLPRTNAPNPLLPEALRPALGLPPGYAEERIIHFHLRRLMVSAGEVRLYSRQGMSPNPLEGRTMPSRYWERELWDREKAAGRLLQGSVSRVALDLDLSLSPGRPPEKAALAERLARRLERGLSLSALQTYLRCPLRFFKEEVAAFPPRPDPRSDPGAAVMGWLAHDILERLFRPHVGTTVVPGDLLAGFDDLCAELAPAHLREAPLTPAARFFQTRLLQELLRNYLRQSDQPVHLLAVEQPVQRPLPGTAAKIVLRGRLDRIDMDPLLSIPMILDYKTGGASRRNPLDIHRLDELAGELTDLSPGDEVTAHEGLVLVNTHLPDPQLPGYLFLHAAPALCGYVHLGEWQARKRFVPLTKPGRKDEVEHLRHRFLDWQDQGLPTILEWIGRHILEAPLFSPTTQPGTCPSCPWRITCPWALEE; via the coding sequence ATGCCCAGACCCCTGTTTCCCCATCTGCTGCTGGCCCCTCCGGACGCCTCGTCCTGGACCGACCCGGCCGCGACCTCGCGCCGACTGCACGGCGACGTGGCCCATCAGGCCCTGGCCCTGCTCGGGCCCGGTGAGATCGCCCCCGGAAAAACCTGTCAGACCGCGGTGACCCGTCGCCTGCGTCAGGCCCGCGCCCTGCTGGGCGTGCATCCGGCCCGGTTGGACCTGGCCCCGCTGGCCTCGGCCATGGTCCGGACCCTGGCCCATCCCCTGATGGTCGAACTCTTCTCCGAAACGGCCCTGGCCCTGGCGGAACAGGAAATCGTGATTCCGGCCCAGGTTTCGGGCCACGTCCCAGCCCCGGCCCATCCCCACGGCTCGTCCCCCACCGCGCCGCATGCCCTGGTCCGGGTGGACCGATTGGTCCTGCTGCCGGACGGCACGGCCTGGGTGCTGGACTTCAAGCTGGGCGTCGGCGACCCGGACGCGGACCGGGCCCAGGTCCGCTCTTACCAACGCCTGCTGGCCGACCTGCTGGGCCGGGAATGCCACGGCGCCCTGGTCAACCTGGAGCAGGCCGAGGTGGTCACGCTCCCGCCCGTGCAACCACGACACGGCGAGACGTCGGCCCCTGAAGCGTCGGGATGCCCGACCTCCGCGTTGCCCGAAGCTCTGACTCTCGAGGCCCTGACTCCCGAGCCACCCGACGATCATGGCCCGCCCCCCATTCGCGTCCTGCCCCTGCGTGCCGACCCCATCGCCCTGCTTCATGACCACCTCAGGGCCCGCTGCGCCGACGCCCCCCTCTTGGCCATGGCCAAGATCCAGGTCATCTTCCCCCATCGTCGACCGCGCATCTATTTGCATCAGGCCCTGGCCCGATCCCTGGGCGCGCCCTTTCTGCCTCCGCGCTGCTCCAGTCTGGAAGACTGGATTCTGCGCCAAGCCTGCCTGGCCTCGGACGATCCTCCGGCCGTGGCCACCCCGTTGGACCAGGCCTGGCTGCTGCACGAAATCGACATCAATCTGAAAAACGGACGGGAGTCGACGCCCTGGCATCGGTTTCTCCCCTGGGGCCTGCGTTTGGCCCAGGTTCTGGACGAACTGGACCGGGAGCGGATCACGGCCCGGGCCCTGGACCATCCTCCGGACGACCTGCCGGAAACGGCCGCACGGCTGCTGGCCGACCTGGGAGCGGTCCAGGCCGCGTTCCACGAGCGTCTCGCGGACCGCAACCTGGCGACTCCCGCGACCTTGGCCGCACGAATCCAACCAAGCCTCCTTCCAAAGGAGCAGTCCCGCCCGACCTACCTCTGCGGCCTGTTCGCCCTGACCCGGACCGAGGCCGACCTGGTCCAGTCCCTGCGCCAGGCCGGAGCGGAACTCTGGTGGCAGGCCGACCGGCCCCTGCCCGAACCCTTGCGGCGCTGGGCCGCGGCCTGGAAGGCCGATCTGGACTGGGATTTCGCGCCCGACGCCCAGACTGAGCCAGGCCAGACCCAGGATTTGGCCCAGGGTTTGCCCCCCACCTTCATCCTGGCTCATGACCTGCACTCCGAGTTGCGCCGTCTGGCCGAGGATGCCGCGTCCTGGGACCAAAACGACCGGGTGGCCGTGATCCTGCCCGATCCTGCCCTGCTGCGGCCCGTGCTGGCCCATCTGCCCACGGACAAGGAGGTGAACATCACCCTGGGCCTGCCCCTGGAACGCTCGGCCCTGGGCCTGCTCCTGCACACCCTGACCCGCATGGCCCGGGACGGGCGGCTCACCGGCGTGGGACCGACCAGCCGGGACTACCTGGACCTCTGGCAGAATCCCTGGGTACGACGGCTGTTGCCCGGCGGAGGGTTGGCCCGTCTGCGCCGCCTGATCCAGGGACGAGGTCATACCTTTCTGGATTCAGCGGCTCTGGCGGAACTGCTTGGGGAGTGCGTTGCAGTGGACGTCGAGGATGTGCATGAGGTCGTGGACGAAGACGGGGACGAAGACGGGGACAAATATGCGGGCAAGCTTGAAGGCGGGCAGCCGGAAACCGATGCTGCGGGCTTCGCGGCATCCAGTATGGCCGGATTCGCGGCCCTTTTTCACGAGGCCTTGGACCTGACCACCCTGGAGGAACTGCGCGCATTCCTGCTGCGCCTCCTGGAGGCCCTCCAGGTGCGGGAACGGGCTCCCTCGGTGCTGGAAATGCACGCGGTCCATGCGCTGTATTCCAAAGTTCTTCCGAACCTGGAGCAGACCCTGAGCCGGGACCGTCCACTTCCTCCGGCGGCCCTGTGGAGCGTGTTCTGGAATTGCCTCGGCCTGGAGCGCATCCCGTTCAGCGGGGAGCCGCTCACGCCCTGGCAGGTGATGGGACTCCTGGAAAGTCGGCTGTTGTGCTTCGACAAGGTGATCGTGCTGGAATGCGTGGAAGGGGTTCTGCCCCGGACCAATGCGCCCAACCCCCTGCTGCCCGAGGCCCTGCGCCCGGCCCTGGGACTGCCGCCGGGCTATGCCGAGGAGCGGATCATCCACTTCCATTTGCGGCGTTTGATGGTCTCGGCCGGGGAGGTTCGCCTCTACAGCCGCCAGGGCATGTCCCCCAATCCGCTGGAAGGCCGGACCATGCCCAGCCGGTATTGGGAGCGGGAGCTCTGGGACCGGGAAAAGGCCGCGGGCAGGCTGCTGCAAGGAAGCGTTTCCCGAGTGGCCCTGGACCTGGACCTGAGCCTGTCGCCGGGTCGTCCGCCGGAAAAGGCGGCCCTGGCCGAACGTCTGGCCCGGCGTCTGGAACGGGGTCTGTCCCTGTCCGCGCTGCAAACCTACCTGCGTTGCCCGCTGCGCTTCTTCAAGGAAGAGGTGGCCGCCTTCCCGCCCCGGCCCGACCCGCGGAGCGACCCCGGTGCCGCGGTCATGGGCTGGCTGGCCCACGACATCCTGGAGCGGCTGTTCCGGCCCCATGTGGGAACCACCGTGGTCCCCGGGGATCTCCTGGCCGGGTTCGACGACCTCTGTGCCGAGCTGGCCCCCGCCCATTTGCGGGAGGCTCCCCTGACCCCGGCGGCCCGGTTCTTCCAGACCCGGCTGCTGCAAGAACTGCTGCGCAACTACCTGCGTCAATCCGACCAGCCGGTCCACCTCCTGGCCGTGGAACAACCGGTCCAACGTCCCCTGCCCGGAACCGCCGCGAAAATCGTGCTGCGCGGCAGGCTGGATCGGATCGACATGGACCCGTTGCTGAGCATTCCCATGATTCTGGACTACAAGACCGGCGGCGCTTCCCGACGCAACCCGTTGGACATCCATCGCCTGGACGAACTGGCGGGCGAATTGACCGACCTTTCACCGGGCGACGAGGTCACGGCCCACGAAGGACTGGTCCTGGTCAACACCCACCTCCCTGATCCGCAACTGCCCGGCTACCTCTTTCTTCACGCCGCGCCGGCCCTGTGCGGCTACGTGCATCTCGGAGAATGGCAGGCTCGAAAGCGCTTCGTTCCGCTGACCAAACCAGGCAGAAAAGACGAGGTCGAACACCTGCGGCACCGCTTCCTGGACTGGCAGGACCAAGGCCTTCCCACGATCCTGGAATGGATTGGCCGCCACATCCTGGAAGCCCCCCTGTTCTCCCCCACCACCCAACCCGGAACCTGCCCCTCCTGCCCCTGGCGGATTACCTGTCCCTGGGCTTTGGAGGAATAA